In Podospora pseudocomata strain CBS 415.72m chromosome 4, whole genome shotgun sequence, the genomic stretch CCGTCGGGGGcggcacctccccctccccaaacacctCATACCCCACCTTCATGTCCTTGATCCGCTGCTTATGCACACGCGCCTTTGTCTTTGCAAATTTCACATCCCACCTCTTTTTGTGCTCGTACCACTTCCTGACAGTGCCTACTTTGACTACCCCAACCAGATCCCGAGACATGGTGCACCCTGGCAGAGCGGAGGGTGGGTCAAGGGGGAAGATGTCCCCGTGGCGGGTGACGCGGTGGCGGATCATATTGTTTTTGAACGGGggcaagggggaggaggcggtgccgATGGAGAGGGGGCTTGTCGGGGTAGGGGTATTCTTCTCCTGGTCAGTCGTTTTTTGCTCAGTGGTTTCGGTCTTCTTGAGGGGAAACATTAGTGGATCTGATAGGAATAGGAAGATGGGAAAGCACTTACCACCTCGGGCTTTGtcttatcctcctcaccatcactcGAAGAACTATCATTCGAAATGACAGAGatgacatcatcatccaaaatCGCAATCTCGGTCCCTTGTGCCCTCGCCAGCGCCCAGGCCGAGAACTGGGCCACGCTGCGGTACATGTATTTTGCCGGCCTGGTGAAGCTCAGTGTAGGGCCGACGTGGCACATGTCGTCCCAGACTTGGAGATACACGTCGGTGGGCTTGTATCTTTCCACCTGGGCTCTGGCGTGGTCGTCCATCAGGGCTTCTGGTGGGAGGTACTGCGAGGGGTTGGCGCACTTGTGGGCGAGGTAGATTTGCTCGTCGCGGAGGActtcaccgccgccgaccatgatgaggagaggcGGTAGGCCGCCGAGAGTGGGTTGCATGATCGGGCTGACCAGAGGGTGGGCTAGgaggtcgttggtggtgtAGATCTGGTGTCATGGTTAGTGTGTTGTTTAAATATTCAAGAGGTTGAGAAACATACCTGAATCTGCTCCCTGACCGTGATCTGCTCCCCGTCAATATCAAACATCAGCTTATGCGTAGTCTCCTTGACATCCTTCTGACTAGGAACATGAGCCTCATCCGACCCGCCCTCCTTTTcgtccatctccttctcctcggcgatctcctgcttctgctgcatggcaaccttcttgagctcgttcagctcatcctcatccgGCGGAGGCCACGCAGGCGATGGTTTGTGGTGGAAACCGGAAGGTGGAATATAATCCATCGGACAATCGCCCGCAACACTCGGAAAGGAGTGCGTCAAATCAGCCCAGGGACTGATCAGAACCGCGCCTGCTGGCAGAGGCAGCCCCCCATCTCTGAGGATAACCATCACCGACAAAATCATACCCGCGCCAGCCGAGTCGCCCGCGAGAATAATAGTGCTGGACTCCTGCTGCGTCAAAAGATAGAGATACGTCGCCAAACAGTCCTGCAGACCGCAAGGAAAAGGATACTGCGGCGCAAGTCTGTACCGCGGCGCGAGAGCCCTCGCCTTCAATTTTCGCGCATGTCGTTGAATCTGATACCGATGCTCGTCCACACTGCCAAAATAATACGCTCCCCCATGAACATAAAGCATGACGCGGTTTCCTGGGTCATTTGCCTTCAACCGCTCCTGGTAATCAGCCTTCATCTCGATCCACTCCGCCCTGAGCGCATGCTTCTCCTTGCGCCACTGCCACCATTGCTTTCCGCCTACTTGACGAAGACCTTCAGGGCCGAGTTGTTCAGCCAGCAGATCGGCCGACCTCGAGAGATCGCGCTCTGGAATATCGACCACGTCGACTTTGACCCATTGAGGGTGAGGGACCCATTGGCTGGTGAAAGCTTGGAGATCCTCGACTGTGTGACGCGAGGCATACTGAAGAAACGAGCGAATAAGATGAAGGCCCTCGTCATACGACAGGTGAGCCGTGGGCTTTTTGGCCCGTGGTTTCCGACTGAGGTACTTTTATGAAGTCAGCTAGCTGTTGGTCCTTTTTATCTCCTGAACAGGATCACTTACATGCGATAAAAGAGTGGATATGACCGTTGGCGTAACCGCCAAACCCACTGTCGCAGTGTtcatgttgctgctgcttgtgtTTGCTAACTCTGCTTTACTCCTCGTTCATCCCTCGACGACTTGTGAAAAGAAAATATGAAACAGCTGAAtggtaaaaaaaaaaaaaaaaattatgCAAAAGGTGAACACGGTCGGCGCGTCTAGATCTTCACAGCAGTCGATCTAATACCCGGTATTTATCTTCTGTTGCATGATGTCATATGCCACCCAACCTGCAGCACCACCCAACGGGAAAATCGTGGCAGTCACCCAGATCAACCACGAGCTTTTCAGGCGTGTAGCAACACTCTCTCAGGGACCAATCGTGGGTAATTGGTGATTCGTAAAGCTGGCTAGATCCGCCCTGAAAAGTGAAACCGACACAATCGCAAGTTATTGTTGGCTGCCTTTTGTGTTTCACAAACTGGACGCCTCTGACTAGTTGGCAACGTGCCGCTTCTTGGATTTGAACCGAGGTGTCGATATGATTGGAATTCTAATAATGATGGCACGAAAAGAGAAACTTATCATTCAAATTGTAAAACCAAACACTCCAATTTCTACTGGTTTTCGCCTTGTCGCATCTTTGATACACCCCTGGAACAATGAGATTTGTTAGTAGGGGGCGGCCCTGAGAAGGGGTCCAATTACAGCGGCCCCACCGCTGTTTGACAGCTGCGATGTGTACCCCAGCTTTTGGGGGCGCACTGACCACCCCCACCTCGGACGACAGCTTCAGCATCCGGGCCCCGCGATGCAGAGAGGAAGGGAGCACCGCGTCACTTGAGCTCTGCCTGGTAGCAACTACcacccgacgacgacacaaCTTCTCTGCCTCGACACTAGCTAATTCAACCCATTtaacaccctcacctccatccccccaacccaatccaacctccaatcccccacaaccacacccaaAAATCAGTCACAATAATGGCCTCCCAATACGAAGGCAAGCTcccccaccgtcaccaccaaccattCCATCTATCCCCCTAACATATGctaacctcccccaacagtCGAACACAACAtcaaaaccccccctccccccacccgccgccgccaaatAGACATGTCTaccttcacctcccacctcagctccaccatcacccccgacCACATCACAAACCCCCactccatcccaaacccagtcgacctctccgccgccttccGCCTAGTTCAAGACCAgttcctcaccctcgcctcctcggccccttCCCAAGAAAACCagtccttcctcctctccctcgcccagtCTCTCGAGGAGGACACGCTCCACCCCCCGACCTCCCTCGAGGGCACCTCCCAGGAGTTCGTCGACTCCCTCGATCGCGTCCCGCGCAagtccctctcccccgacgACAAATGTCCCATCTGCATGGAGAACTTCCTCGACGATCCCTACTGCTTGGTGGCTGAGCTCCCTTGCGGGGGGAGACACAGGTTGGATCTGGAATGTGTCGGCCCATGGTTGAGAACAAAGGGGACGTGCCCTTGCTGTAGGGCTGACTTGGGAGAGcgaaaaaagaggaaggaggcggaagagagggagaaggagaagggcaagaaacaagaggtggaggaggaggacgataTGGATGGGTTATATGCTTAATGTGGGTGGCACATGCACAAAGAGCGCTGGGAAAGAATATGGGAAGTTAGCGATGCGATATCTGTCTCTCTGGTCTGTATAAAATGCTTGTAATCCCCAATAACCCGATGCAAAGATGCGAAATGACATTTGGTGAGACAAGGCAACATGCCCTTATTCAACAACCTGAGCTTTTATACTCCCTTCACTCTCCTGTTTACCGAGGCGAAAGTATGCACACCTGATGCTCAGCCAATaaacaacccatccatcctccttcttcttctgtttgTTGCGGTTCTCATTTTGGAAAAGAactcgtcatcctccccgccttcttcccctccttaCTAGAGTGGCTCTCCCTCGTCTTGCCATCCCGCGGTGCTTGTTTCTCCTCTGCCCTCTCGTTTGTTTCCTTTGATATTTCCCGGTTGGCTCCCGAGGCTTCCAAGGGGTTGTCATACGGCCCCTTCCAGCAGGATTGGAATTCCAAGTCGGGGTCTGTGACGGTTGGGTCGAAGGCTGTGGCGCActcggcggcttcgtcgtCCGAACCAGATTTGGTGGAATCGTTGGGTCGGGGTTTGAGTGAGGTGCGGTCTTGGTCGTCCTTGTAGGCTTGAcgggggagagaggggttgTATTGACGGGTTAGggcaagggaggaggaaatgggaaggggaggcagggggcggcggagggtggtgcggaggagggaCATGATGCCTGGTGTGCTGGAATATATGTTATTCTTGGAGCGGGGGTCAACAGGTGTTTCCCGCCTGGGAAGAGGATCCAATTTGATCAAGTATCGTGCAGTAGGGATGGTGAATTGATGGCGTATAATCGAACCACCACGTCTAAGTGGTGGTGCCCCCCAAACCATAACAAATGATCCCCCTCTGACGTCATGACGACGACCGCACATTTGAACATTCCCGCCTAAATTACAGTTACACTTttattccccccccctttcatcaACTCGCCTCATCAATCTGAAAAGGGCTAGAGAATCGTGGTTTCCCCGCAGTGGGGCAGCCTTGTTCAATTGTCGTTTCTTTTTTATTCCGTAGGCGGTTCAGGTTCAGGGGCTTTCTCTCGGGTTCGTATGTAAGCAAtaccacaccaacaacagggCTCAGGGCTGGAGGTCAAAGTTGGATGGAGatctgttttttttcttgttttttttttcaaggATTGAGTGTGGGAGTGCGGCATGCGACGTTGGATCGTAAAAGAAAATGAAGGTGGTTATTTTTAGCGGATTGTGGAATTGCCATATTTGAGTTTGTTttctggggaagaagaaattGTGACATCGATTGTTGGGGTGGATGGTATTGGAGAGTGACGTTTTGTTTCGACCACAAGTGATGCGAGACTGTTTATTACTGTTGGGTTTTCCAAGGAAAATGATGGAAAGAGAGGCTTCTTTCTGTTTTAGAGCTGAAAATCAATCAGGTCAACCGTGGAATGAAAGTTCTGGCTGGAAGATCTGGTTGTCTTAGCCtatcagcatcatcaaagtTCATCCATCGAACATCAGCTCAGATGTCCAGCATCAACATTCATCACCTGCCTTCCTTACCTATTGCTAAACAAGCCACATTCCCAAGTCGCTGGGATCTGCTGGTCGTCAGTCCTTGTGAATAACCAACCATTTGCAATGGTCCCCGCATCTCGATCCACCAGTCAGTGCCGGCTTACCCATACGCAGCTTGCGTATGCCAAATGCCAACCCTCCGACATCGATCACACCTCAGATCGCCCTTCCAATTGTACGGTCCTCCGGCTCCGAACCCTGCCTATTCGCGCGTCCCTGAAATCTCTCCAATTCAGCTTGGCTCGCGAAACGTGCTCCGGTGTCTATCAGTCAATAAATTTCCACCGCTGTATACCTCTTGCCCCAAGTACATGATTGGTGGCGAGAGAGAATGATCCAATGTGTTCTGCCCTGAATACGCCGCCCTTGGGCGGTCAAACAACACCCAACACGGGAATACCGCAATGTCGCACCGTCCCAATCCCATGGGAAGGATTCATTCGCTTCTTCTCTGCTGGAACTTCTAGAAGATctaccacccccttccccttcccccccctcggTTCCTTCATCGCTCGATTGGTTGCGATAGATAACGCGGCCGATATCCTATTCGTCGCTCCGTGCCGTGCGTTGGCCCGGGTGTTGGGTGTGTGGTAGGAGTGGAAAATGTATAATGTATGTAGTCAACACCGAAAAGGGGGGACGAATAAGACGCCGCAAggccgcagccgcagcagaccatccatccatcaatcagcagaaaagagaaagaaaaaccgGGCTGGCGGATGGCAGGCAAAGGAAACAAGACTCTGGTTCGGCATGCAGTAGAAGGGTTCCAGAAGCTCTTTTCCCTTGTCCGGATTCGATCATCTGGTTTCAGGTTGTGCCGCAGGAAGCCAGTAGCGTCATGCACAACACATCTTCGGGACCTGAGAGGGCGGACATGGCCGAAGTTCGGTTGGCTTGGTGGATTTGAGCTCTCAGGCGGCGTGGCGAAATTGTAGGGCCTCGGGCGGGTAGACGGAAGGTCCAGTGATGTGGATGAAGCCTCGGGGGAGAATGACACGAAGACAAacgtttggtggtgaggtgccGTTAGTAGACCTGAGTGCGCCGCGGGGTCGTTGGCGGGAATGTTGATCAGTGTGTCCTGGCGATGGCCACATCAGGAACGACAAGTCATTTTCACCCGAGACAACCACCCGCGATTGCGAACCTGAGCTTTTTGTAGCGGGGTCGTGTGGTCGTGATGCTTGGACCAGCCCCAAACCTAAGTCTTGGTTGATACCACACTGCTATTCCGCATTGGTCCACAGCGCGCCTCACGCACATTTAGTACACCGCTTGTAGCTAATAGCAGCGACACCAAGCCCGTTTCACCGCAAACCGCACGTGGAAACCCCAGGATAACTTGCGTGCTTTAGTGCGCGGTGTCGCGGGAATCGACAGAAGGTAGGTGTACGGATACGCAGTGTGTCTCTCGCCCGTGATGTTTCGGCGTGCGGcttgaggtggtgtttggtgcCGCTGCTGTTGATATTCAGTGTTATTCGTATCCCGTGATACAAGTCAAGAACAGGCCACCGCACAACTGCACCTCTGCCTGATATCCACGCCGCCTTGCCGCTGCCGTGTATAGATGCGGTCAGATGTATATGGCCTCTTCCCGTGGTCCTCCCCCGCATGTGAAGACACACACAACCTGTGATGCCGTGAGGGAGGAATCTCACCGTTCGGCTAGCAATGCCAGATGCTAGGTTAGGAGATGGCTTGGAATTGCTGCGCACGCACAGATCGGCTAACCTCTTTTCCCTCTGGTCTCTGCGAAAACAGCCCTCACCCCCCCGCCCGCCCCCATTGTGTGGTGGAGTGACCTCGCACCGTACCCTTCGCCAGAGTGAGGACAAGGGCCGTAAAGTTCCGAACATGTGGCATGTGGCATGTGGCATGTGGGAAAGAGAGGGAGCGATCCAACGATGCGGCACTCGTCATAAAAAGAGATGGTCAGGGTCCGGGCTCACCGCACAGCGGGACCCAGCGACCCAGCGACCCAGCGCGTTGCAATATCGGCGATGGAGGCAACATGCCTGGAGGGGAGACACTGGAGGGGGCTGGGACGGTCTGGGACGAGCTGGGACAAGCTGGCTCGAGCTGGACAGATCAAATGAATGGAATTTTCCTGAGGAGTCTTTATCGCGGGTGCCTCCACCGGCTGAGAAGACGCCATTTTATGACTTTGGCGCTAGCCTGCCGGGCcagggctggctggctgttcAGCGCTGGGCTGCGTGAGGACCACGATGCGTCCCATCTTTGTGCGAATATTGCACCGCAGGCACCGCAGGCCAGGGGGGGCCATAATGTACGTAAAGTCGACGGGTCGCCATGTGGCCTTTGATTGCCTGCTGGAGCCCGCTACACCTCATGGAGGTAAGACAAAGACACTGACACCGAATAGCTCTCGTCCGAAAAACTTGTGCCCACTGCGAGGAAAAAGCCACCAGCTTGTTTCCGGTCGGGATCTGCGCGCTGATGAGTGAATCGGAAGCGCACTCAATTCCAgaatccaaaaaaaaaaaaaaaggtctCACTCACCCCTCGTGGCGCTAGTTGGAGACAAACGGCCCCTAGACATCAAGTATCATCATATATCATACATGATAATGACAGACCTCAAAGCATTGTTCGCCAGGGAGCCTCCCGTCGTATATGGTAATAGTTAATCAGAGGAATGGTCACCAGTTCCTCTCTTTATCGCGACGGCAgctccacccctccaaggGTAGTGATCCCAGTGATCCCTGTGCATCCCAAGCCGCTTGTCTATCCGACCAGGGGTGCCGCTACCACGCCTCCAGCGACCAGTGCTGGCTTTCCTCCACCACTGGGCGGGCCAGCACCATTCTCGTCGAAGCCTTTCCCCTTCTAATAAACAGGGACCGACGACAAGCAACAAgcactcctcccctcccccaccccctcccccttaAATGCGAAACAGCTGCTGATGCCCTTTCCCAGTGCTGTAACTGCATCTAGCTTGGTCCCTTGTTTGTGTGCGCCTGTGCCATTTCGATCTCGAATTCCATCTTTTCGTCTTCCCCCCAAGAGAA encodes the following:
- a CDS encoding hypothetical protein (MEROPS:MER0034959; COG:V; EggNog:ENOG503NU6U), which encodes MNTATVGLAVTPTVISTLLSHYLSRKPRAKKPTAHLSYDEGLHLIRSFLQYASRHTVEDLQAFTSQWVPHPQWVKVDVVDIPERDLSRSADLLAEQLGPEGLRQVGGKQWWQWRKEKHALRAEWIEMKADYQERLKANDPGNRVMLYVHGGAYYFGSVDEHRYQIQRHARKLKARALAPRYRLAPQYPFPCGLQDCLATYLYLLTQQESSTIILAGDSAGAGMILSVMVILRDGGLPLPAGAVLISPWADLTHSFPSVAGDCPMDYIPPSGFHHKPSPAWPPPDEDELNELKKVAMQQKQEIAEEKEMDEKEGGSDEAHVPSQKDVKETTHKLMFDIDGEQITVREQIQIYTTNDLLAHPLVSPIMQPTLGGLPPLLIMVGGGEVLRDEQIYLAHKCANPSQYLPPEALMDDHARAQVERYKPTDVYLQVWDDMCHVGPTLSFTRPAKYMYRSVAQFSAWALARAQGTEIAILDDDVISVISNDSSSSDGEEDKTKPEVKTETTEQKTTDQEKNTPTPTSPLSIGTASSPLPPFKNNMIRHRVTRHGDIFPLDPPSALPGCTMSRDLVGVVKVGTVRKWYEHKKRWDVKFAKTKARVHKQRIKDMKVGYEVFGEGEVPPPTALAGRRKIDDGGAVERKKKGKGRSYGLSLWGSWGSKHDERTRGNMALAEGGLGKSVGREYKAGNKAEGEGAREWEDIRLQGVEQEKENRKVGGSPVRSKIKSWKKLVRDEKEDEKLPEVKGGEEKKKEADLKPAGPMVPEEERGGDDDNDAKGTEADAQDTDEGNSGLLSPEDNSTGVTGKRLFLGGVAMPFSMRKEAETASMITLAPASPMEQSSVRLSTADSVSLAPSRTAPLEAPAISVQGVSDDDTMSTPKRAAERASNITVATEWTTLDEPGVSDPKASKSEVGTVWTEEDEGEDKATPLPTPSVLTGSMYTATPGQSRPELDRFVTADEVPRASY
- a CDS encoding hypothetical protein (EggNog:ENOG503P3YZ; COG:O), with protein sequence MASQYEGKLPHLEHNIKTPPPPTRRRQIDMSTFTSHLSSTITPDHITNPHSIPNPVDLSAAFRLVQDQFLTLASSAPSQENQSFLLSLAQSLEEDTLHPPTSLEGTSQEFVDSLDRVPRKSLSPDDKCPICMENFLDDPYCLVAELPCGGRHRLDLECVGPWLRTKGTCPCCRADLGERKKRKEAEEREKEKGKKQEVEEEDDMDGLYA
- a CDS encoding hypothetical protein (EggNog:ENOG503P8GX) encodes the protein MSLLRTTLRRPLPPLPISSSLALTRQYNPSLPRQAYKDDQDRTSLKPRPNDSTKSGSDDEAAECATAFDPTVTDPDLEFQSCWKGPYDNPLEASGANREISKETNERAEEKQAPRDGKTRESHSSKEGKKAGRMTSSFPK